The proteins below come from a single Oxyura jamaicensis isolate SHBP4307 breed ruddy duck chromosome 1, BPBGC_Ojam_1.0, whole genome shotgun sequence genomic window:
- the SINHCAF gene encoding SIN3-HDAC complex-associated factor, which translates to MFGFHKPKMYRSIEGCCICRAKSSSSRFTDSKRYEKDFQNCFGLHEARSGDICNACVLLVKRWKKLPAGSKKNWNHVVDARAGPSLKTTLKPKKMKTLSGSRIKSNQISKLQKEFKRHNSDAHSTTSSASPAQSPCYSNQSDEGSDMEMSAGSSRTPVFSFLDLTYWKRQKVCCGIIYKGRFGEVLIDTHLFKPCCSNKKSVTEKPEQEGPQSPAISTQEEW; encoded by the exons atgtttggctTTCATAAACCGAAGATGTACCGGAGTATAGAGGGCTGCTGTATTTGCAGAGCTAAATCTTCCAGTTCCCGTTTCACTGACAGTAAACGCTACGAAAAGgattttcagaactgttttgg gCTCCACGAGGCCCGCTCAGGAGACATTTGCAATGCATGTGTGCTTTTGgtgaaaaggtggaaaaaattGCCAGCAGGATCCAAAAAAAACTGGAATCAT GTGGTAGATGCCAGGGCTGGACCCAGTCtgaaaacaacactgaaaccaaagaaaatgaaaactctcTCTGGAAGCAGGATAAAGAGCAATCAAATCAGCAAGCTGCAAAAGGAATTCAAGCGGCACA ACTCTGATGCCCACAGCACCACTTCAAGTGCCTCCCCAGCTCAGTCACCCTGCTACAGTAACCAGTCTGATGAGGGCTCTGACATGGAGATGAGTGCTGGGTCCAGCAGAACAccagttttctcctttctagATCTCACATACTGGAAAAG gCAAAAGGTCTGCTGTGGAATTATTTACAAAGGGCGTTTTGGGGAAGTCCTCATAGACACTCATCTCTTCAAACCTTGCTGTAGCAATAAAAAGTCTGTCACTGAGAAGCCAGAACAAGAAGGACCACAGTCTCCAGCAATCTCCACCCAAGAAGAGTGGTGA